A genomic window from Triticum urartu cultivar G1812 chromosome 7, Tu2.1, whole genome shotgun sequence includes:
- the LOC125521485 gene encoding desmethyl-deoxy-podophyllotoxin synthase-like: MAQQDQDVIMYYRNGLLLGAALLVPLLLIMKLRRLRGENLPPGPWRLPVIGSLHHLVGRLPHRFMRDLARRYDAPLILLRLGELDVVVASSADAAREILKTQDAVFATRMQTPTIRALTVDGAGIALAPHGEHWRHARKLGVTELLGARPVQSLRGSREAGVAALVASIASASGPVNVSSLLSTYIIDVAVRALVGDRIGDDLRGEFLERLGEGVRLATGFGLADLFPSSRLVRAFSGSLGRLEALGRETSRVMDRIIDKHQHAGDEEKDFVDVMLRIQKNDGSLHAGTMRAMITDLFGAASDTSATTLEWAMAQLMGSPAALRRAQSEVRAALAGESRVREEALPELHYLRLVLKETLRLHPAAPLLLPRECPESRHVLGYTVPKGAMVLVNAWAIGRDAATWGADAEEFRPERFEEEAALDFKGTNFKFVPFGAGRRMCPGIAFGLAVVELALASFLFHFDWELPAGGLDMAEQLGVTARRKSDLWLHATIRVPAPAPAL; this comes from the exons ATGGCGCAGCAAGATCAAGACGTCATCATGTACTACCGCAATGGCCTCCTCCTGGGCGCCGCACTGCTAGTCCCTCTCCTCCTCATCATGAAGCTCAGGCGGCTGCGCGGGGAGAACCTTCCTCCGGGGCCATGGCGGCTGCCGGTCATCGGCAGCTTGCACCACCTGGTCGGCAGGCTCCCGCACCGCTTCATGCGCGACCTCGCCCGCCGGTACGACGCCCCGCTCATACTGCTCCGCCTGGGGGAGCTCGATGTCGTCGTGGCCTCCTCCGCTGACGCGGCGAGGGAGATCCTCAAGACCCAGGACGCGGTCTTCGCCACCCGCATGCAGACGCCCACCATCCGCGCGCTCACGGTGGACGGCGCCGGCATCGCCCTGGCGCCGCACGGAGAGCACTGGCGGCACGCCCGCAAGCTCGGCGTCACCGAGCTCCTCGGCGCGCGGCCGGTCCAGTCCCTCCGCGGATCCCGCGAGGCCGGCGTTGCCGCCCTCGTCGCCTCCATCGCCTCGGCGTCGGGGCCTGTGAACGTCAGCTCCCTCCTCTCCACCTACATCATCGACGTGGCGGTGCGCGCCCTGGTGGGCGACCGGATTGGGGACGACCTCCGCGGCGAATTCCTGGAGCGCCTCGGCGAGGGCGTCAGGCTGGCCACCGGGTTCGGCCTCGCCGACCTGTTCCCGTCGTCGCGCCTCGTGCGTGCCTTCAGTGGCTCGCTAGGCCGGCTGGAGGCGCTAGGCCGCGAGACGAGCCGGGTCATGGACCGAATCATCGACAAGCACCagcacgccggcgacgaggaaAAAGACTTCGTCGACGTGATGCTCAGGATCCAGAAGAATGACGGCAGCCTCCATGCTGGAACCATGCGTGCCATGATTACC GACCTGTTCGGGGCAGCGAGTGACACCTCGGCGACGACGCTCGAATGGGCGATGGCCCAGCTCATGGGGAGCCCGGCGGCGCTTCGGAGGGCGCAGTCGGAGGTGCGTGCCGCCCTCGCCGGGGAGAGCCGCGTCCGAGAGGAGGCCCTGCCGGAGCTGCACTACCTGCGTCTCGTGCTCAAGGAGACGCTCCGGCTGCACCCGGCGGCTCCGCTGCTGCTCCCGCGGGAGTGCCCGGAGTCCCGACATGTCCTCGGCTACACCGTGCCCAAGGGCGCCATGGTGCTCGTCAACGCGTGGGCCATCGGCCGGGACGCGGCGACCTGGGGCGCCGACGCCGAGGAGTTTAGGCCGGAGAGGTTCGAAGAGGAGGCGGCGCTGGACTTCAAGGGAACCAACTTCAAGTTCGTGCCGTTCGGCGCCGGCCGGAGGATGTGCCCTGGGATCGCCTTTGGCCTTGCGGTCGTGGAGCTCGCACTGGCCAGCTTCCTCTTCCATTTCGACTGGGAGCTCCCCGCCGGTGGACTGGACATGGCGGAGCAGCTTGGGGTCACGGCCAGGAGGAAGAGCGACCTCTGGCTGCATGCCACAATCCGCGTGcctgctcctgctcctgctcTATAG